The Cucurbita pepo subsp. pepo cultivar mu-cu-16 chromosome LG15, ASM280686v2, whole genome shotgun sequence genome contains the following window.
CAAGATAATAAACTTTAATCAAAGCACGTGAAGAAGATAAGGATCAAATCTTAAATACTTAGTTTACTCATTccattattttagaaattcaaagaaaaaacgCCAAAATCAATATGACAACCAATATGACAAAGGGTCTCAACAtttcttttcgtttctttctcaACGTATTCCCAACCTCTCTTTCAAACTCACAAATTTATCCTTTGCCCTTTGCCCTTTGCCCTTTGCCCTTTGCCCTTTGCCTAGATAAAAGCACCACACCATGTGAGTGAAAGAAGAGGCTCTTCGAGCTTTTGCAGCACACAGTTTCACCACATAAACATTCTACTCGATGAAAGCCAGTAACATCATAAAGATGAAACATACACTTAATTCTTCTAGTCTTCGGGTTTTCTCAACACGACGTAACTCGGTCCTCCGTTCGTCTTTTGGATCCTTGAGATTCTCCTAAGGATCTCTGCAAAAGCATTCTTGTCCTGCATAATGGGATATAATATAAGGCATCACAGAATAGTTGTGGTCCATCGAGTTCATATTTCGCTCGCGATCGACCAAAGAAGTGAAGGAAAAGTGAATGATGAAACACCCTAAACCGCCCGCTTCTCAACCATAACATAGTGAAAGAACAGTTTATGTAAAACATGTCATGAAACCATAGCAACATTATACCTCTTTACATCGCAGTCTTGCCTTGAATTTCGCAACAAGATCCTGCGTCGTTACGGGTGTCCTTTGGCGCAAGACAGCTCTAATTTCTTCCTCAGTAACGGGTCCAGAATTCGATGCTGATTCAGTTTTGACCGATACTGGTGCACCTTTTGAGGCTGTACTTTTAGAAGTAGACAAGGCTTCATCTGTAGGCTTTGATTCCTGAATATCccaaaaaaaagttgtttatCCTTCTAATATAAGTAAAAGTACTCTCGTTCTCGAAGCTTAAACCGTAAGACTAAACCATGAGACAGCACGACATACCGTctctgttttcattttcttcggAGGTGCACTGGATGGTTTCACATCCTCgccgttttttctttttccttttgcgGTCTTTGCAGTGGAGGGGGTTCCCTTAGCAGATCCAGAAGGTGTTGGTTTTGAGGGACTGCTGGACGCAGCTTCTTCCTTAACAGTATCCTTCTGCTTCGAAGGCAAAACTGGTGTGTCACCAGTATCCTCCTCCTGAATACATAAAAGGTATAAAGCCACTTAACAGTAGAAAATGCAGGCAGTATCACAATAAGTAGAGGGCTATGTATAAAGGCTGATTCGATCAGGTCAACTCGGTAGGATTCCAAAAATATCGAGGCATCGTTGAcactgctaacaaattttTGTTGCTGCTAATAGAAATTCTTTTCATCATTGTTTTCTGGGCGCACCTTGATTATTCCCAATACAACTGTTTGCCCTTACTACGTTTAATTGTCAAAGTAACTCgtaagatattaaattttatataggTGTTAATCCGTTCTCTCTAAATTCTATATTATTTACATGGTCCTTGCTAAGCCAAATCAGGGTGGTTCAAGGCATTGCAGAGAGCAAAATACATGATCAAAATAATGCTGCTTTAGACTGCTAAAAATACCATGACTAATGATCAAGTGCAATTCATACAGATTCTATTCGAAAAACTGCTCGTAGGGtcattataatttaaagttttggaTGCTGTTAAATTCTGTTCACAGAAATCAAAAGAGAATCTTacatcgtcgtcgtcgtcatcgtcCTCTCCATCTGAATCATTAAGCCCTCCAGTACGCCTAAGCAATTTCTTCAACTCTTTCCCAGATTTGCTCAGCCCCCCTtccccttcattttcttcatcctcCTCGTCTTCGTCATCCTGCATAGTGAGAAAATAATTTGCTGAACTAGAAAGCTTAAGCATACAAACAGGCCATCTGTATCTGATATGTGATATCTTTGACTTGAAACGTTACACTATATTCAGGAAAATGGACAACAAATCCAAGATGTCAACCAGAACTCCAGATGATTTTGAAGGTCAATGGACATCAAACATTAAGGTGTTAGTTATATCAAGGGCTTCAGGTTACTACTACGTCTAAACCAAATCGCAAAAATGTCGGTGATGTTTTCAGATTGAGTATCAAATCGGCCAGCCTAGGCCACCGAAGAAAATACATACCCCATTAGACTACAATAGTAATAGTAACAATGAAGACTCTAGCAGCAACAGATTCTAGGAAAAACTAAGAATTACATAATAACACGACATCCACGACTactatttcataaaataatttctaccGTCCTTGTACACCTTGCCTTTTTCCTATTCCTTCTTAAATAGTACTCCATATCCTAAGCTCAAGTTGTAAATCCTGTAAGCATTCTATCATCCTGACTTTACTCTTCATTGCAAACACTCGACAAagatttcataattatatatgGAATTATATCAGCAGTTAGATAAATAGAGCCCAATGCAAAATGCTCCACTATACCGCTTTCATTTACCACGCCCCATGCATATTTTCATGTGAATGGTGGTCGTAGACACATAGGGGCTACtttcaggaaaaaaaattatggtcaTACAAAATCTCCTCTCTGCCTTCCCTACTTTTCATCACCCATCCTGCATTagcttttttttcatttcttttcttttctttccttttcattttttagaaacGTTTCTTACGACCTTTTCGGCAACTTTGGAGGAAAACATATATGGTTACTTCAACTGTTAAATTTAACAATATAGAATTGTTTCTATTCAatcaatgaaatgatatgtatcagtgattttttttttttttttttttccaagtgCTAGACAACCTGCTTGATTTCTGGAGGTGCAGGAACTTCAGGGGCTAAATCCTCCCTTTCTTCACGATCTGGAGCAGTAGTTTCATCATCATCAGTAAAAATCTCTTCATGCTCCCAATCATCTCCTATAAAGTTCAACAGGCACGTTAACAAAGAGGAACAATGACATTGGCCTCAATGCTCATCATGTGAATTAATTTCTGAATTTCACATGCATGGAGACATAAGTGTTTCCttccaaaaacaaattattaaaaaaaacatggtgaAAATTTGATCTTCCTGGATAAGAACAAAAGAATTTGCCAACATAATTCCATCCAAAACTTTAAACCACTCATTTGATGCATTTTATTCCCATATGATGGTGATGGCCTATCAAACAAACAATCTAACAGATGGCAAGTGACGTTCTTTAGAGATGACAATGACATGGTACAGCTCGAATTGCTTTGTTTTTCTATAAATGGGAAAGATTTACCTTTCtcaatatcatcatcatccatgTCATGGTCACCTCCCCTAGGAccttcgtcgtcgtcgtcgtcaccGCCACCCTTTTTATTGAGTCCCAATCTGTTCTTCCTTGTtgcctcttcttcttcatcttcctctccCCTATCTGAGGCATTACCTTCATTCTCATCACCAGTAGCTTTTCTCCGTCCCctaccaccaccaccacgAGCACCTTCTTTGTCATCAAACTTCTCAACTTCACCAAATGCAGCAGCACCATTATTTGCAGCTTTCATCATCCATCTTTCATATCCATCTGCCGTCTTCTTTcgattcttcattttttcttctgcCTCCTCCAAAGTAAGTTGCTTATACTGTGCCACTTTGTTGAAGTTGTACCTGAAAATTCAGGTCAGTCATGCCAATACCACCATGGAtgacttgaaaattttcacccTAACAATATAAAAGCCTTCAAGAATAGGATAATGTAAAAACCAAGTATGAAGAAGATtatgacaaacaaataaagGTCTATAACTTGATTCATAGCAAACTAAATCAAAGATAAACCATACCAAGAACCAGCAGGAATGGCCGTAAATTCCTTTCCTTGCAATACAAGCAAGTAATATGTTGCTGATTGTGAGCCCTCAAGATGACCTTGGAATTGAAATTGACCCGTTTCATCTTCCAAGACCCAGGGTCTATTCTTGTACTTTTCCTACATTAACagaatcataattaataaggGTCAGGCAGGACAAGATTGCAAAaaacttccaaaaaaaaaaaaaaacgatgaGCAATAAGCAACAAAACAACTAACTTCaagggagaaaaaagaaaaaaaaaaacgcaacAAGATATTAATCAAATGCATCTCCAAGGTCAAAGCTGAATTATGGTTAACACGAGGtagtatttaaatattgaatacGAAGCATATAATTACATGGTTTAACATATATGTacgcattaaaaaaaatagaaaagtgcCAATTAATACAATGAAGATACGTTTCTGTACTCTACAGTGGCAGAAGGCCCAAGAAGTGGCAAAAAAAATGCACGAGACTCCAAGTCCATAAGGGATCATTTATCTGCGTAAAGAATGTGTATCCCTTTTCATCTTGATGAAGTATAGCATCAATTACCTTTGCCCTATTTTCTCTCAACAGTTAATAagttctaaaagaaaaatcgatATCATGTCAACAGTATCCAGGCTTCCAAAACAATAAACTATCCAAAGACAAACTTAAGAAACGAAGCAAAACAAAAGTCAACAAAGTACCCGAAGGGCATCCGTAAGGTGGCGTCCTTGTAGACCTTCCTTGTAAAGAGACCATTTATTCTCAGCGTTTTTCTTCTTAGAAAAGTTTGGCAGCCCGCTCATGAACCTCCCAATGCAGTAGTTCTTGTCGCTACTTGCACTTGATCGAACATTGTATTCCTAGAATATAGGCAGACAATACTCAATCCACgctattatgaaaattattaaatttgtcaCAAATGAAAAGCCCTAATCACATGAGTACAAATTTAACACATTCAAATCATCACGCTACTTAAGAAAGACGAGGTAGAGAACGAACTCTTATTAAGCGAGTTAGGGTAGCACCACAGTCATAACATTTTCCCTTGTTCTCAGCCATAGTTTTGCCACAGGACAAGCACAATGTCATGTGCTTACAATTGCTCCCATACAGCTCCGTCGTGGATCCGCATCCACTGCACGATGGCTTCAGCATCAAATCCAAAGACATCGCGTACCCCCTAATTCAGCCACAAAAATCTACAACACCCAAGAAAAATCACGAATCACCAAAGAATCcctttgtatatatatatatatatctgtgAATGTTTGGGCAGCTTAGCTTGACATTCTCACCCAACAACTGCGCCTTCTACGTTTGGTTGCTAAGATAATCAGTAAGATATTATATCACAGCTTAAATCTTAGGTTGGTGATCACAATCAATCCATTAGCTCAAAACCCTATATTATTTGCATTCCCCTCACCACTAGGCCAAGGTAGTCAAAAAGAATTCCTATTACAAATCTAggagttctttttttcttcaaataacaGCCAAAACCCACCCAATTTAGGAAGAAACAAAAGGATGGAAAGATTTCTTACCGTAAAATTGCAGGGCAAATTCGTGCAAAATTCTCCTCAATCTCCAGAAATTAGACGATCTCCAGAAATTAGACGATCTCCAGAAATTAGACGATGTAACAGAGGGAGAGGAAGCTAATAGTAGGAGCAGAGAGAAATTTAAGAGAGGAAccgaagagaagaaagaagatgaagagagCGATgagaattttgagaaaattgcAGGCGAAAACGGGAATGATACTATGATCGTAGTTTTctactcttataaataaataaaataattataaaaataaattaaactaaatttaaaattaaaaataagattcacagaccaattttcaaattcatattAGATAGATTGAGTTGGATCAATAGAATTGttaagataaatattttttttaaaatctctcgTAAAGTGATATATTGATAAGAGAATatttagttatggaatatatcatATTCGTAATCAAATCagttaatatatttcttttatttgattagtagtatattttattttatttttaagatttaattagtttatattttctttatgggTAGATATGAGTAGATAACAACGTATTTAAACGTTCTGAATATCAATTAAGATTGAGCCTTcaatcccaattctatttctcatttttatccttacttaataataatattttcaaatctatggtagatattgtgtttttatctttacttaatgataatattttcaaatctatGGTAGATATTTTCAAATCGTACATTAAATGGGgtgaaacatttttaaaaggtGGAAAGGGATAGTGA
Protein-coding sequences here:
- the LOC111811361 gene encoding transcription initiation factor IIF subunit alpha-like, whose translation is MSLDLMLKPSCSGCGSTTELYGSNCKHMTLCLSCGKTMAENKGKCYDCGATLTRLIREYNVRSSASSDKNYCIGRFMSGLPNFSKKKNAENKWSLYKEGLQGRHLTDALREKYKNRPWVLEDETGQFQFQGHLEGSQSATYYLLVLQGKEFTAIPAGSWYNFNKVAQYKQLTLEEAEEKMKNRKKTADGYERWMMKAANNGAAAFGEVEKFDDKEGARGGGGRGRRKATGDENEGNASDRGEEDEEEEATRKNRLGLNKKGGGDDDDDEGPRGGDHDMDDDDIEKGDDWEHEEIFTDDDETTAPDREEREDLAPEVPAPPEIKQDDEDEEDEENEGEGGLSKSGKELKKLLRRTGGLNDSDGEDDDDDDDEEDTGDTPVLPSKQKDTVKEEAASSSPSKPTPSGSAKGTPSTAKTAKGKRKNGEDVKPSSAPPKKMKTETESKPTDEALSTSKSTASKGAPVSVKTESASNSGPVTEEEIRAVLRQRTPVTTQDLVAKFKARLRCKEDKNAFAEILRRISRIQKTNGGPSYVVLRKPED